From the genome of Symphalangus syndactylus isolate Jambi chromosome 5, NHGRI_mSymSyn1-v2.1_pri, whole genome shotgun sequence, one region includes:
- the LOC129481825 gene encoding keratin-associated protein 21-1, with translation MCCNYYGNSCGYGSSCGCGYGSGYGSGYGCGYGSGYGCGYGTGYGCGYGCGFDSRYGCGYGTGYGCGYGSGSGYCGYWPFCFRRCYSSC, from the coding sequence ATGTGTTGCAACTACTACGGCAACTCCTGTGGCTatggctccagctgtggctgtggCTATGGCTCCGGCTATGGCTCCGGCTATGGCTGTGGCTATGGCTCTGGTTATGGCTGTGGCTATGGAACTGGCTATGGCTGTGGGTATGGCTGTGGGTTTGACTCCCGTTATGGCTGTGGTTATGGAACTGGCTATGGCTGTGGATACGGCTCTGGCTCTGGCTACTGTGGCTACTGGCCATTCTGCTTTAGAAGATGCTATTCTTCCTGCTAA